One Prochlorococcus marinus XMU1411 genomic window, AAAATATGGCAATTATATACATGAGTAATGGTGAAGAGGATTTGTCTATTGAAACATATGAAAAAGCATTAGTAGAAAATCCCAAACAGCCATCATGTTTGAAAAATATAGGTTTAATTTATGAAAAAAGGGGAAGATATGCTGAGCAAAATGGTGATTTAGATCAGAGAGATATATGGTTTGATAAAGCTGCTGAAGTTTGGTCTAAAGCAGTGAGACTATATCCAGGTGGGTATCTAGATATTGAGAATTGGTTGAAAAACTCAGGCAGAAGCTCAATTGATATGTACCTTTGATTTTTTTATTTTGATAAAGAATAATTAACTGCTTCTTTAATATTGGATATCTCTTTGATGTTTATTAAATCTTGAAAATTATTATTTAGTTCTTCCTCTAGTTTAGGCACTACGATATTTTTAATCCCTAGTCTTACAGCTTCTTCTATTTTTGTTCTAAGGTTATTCGATTTTCTAACTTGACCGCTTAAACCTAATTCCCCAATAAATGAGGTATTAGCTAAAGGAGGAATATTTTTCAAACTTGATAAAATTGATATTGCTACGCCTAAGTCAGATGAGGGATCATTAATCTCAAAACCTCCACCAGTAGCTATATAACAATCAAATTCAGATAATTTTATCCCTACGTGTTTTTCAATAACAGCAAGAATTTGATGCAATCTATTTATGCTAATTCCAGTTGTAGTTCGTCTTGGGTTACTGTAGAAAGTTTGATTTACCAACGCTTGTATATCAACTGCCAATGGTCGAGTGCCTTCGTTTGTAATCGTAGTTGTTACTCCTGAAATATTTTCTTTATTTGTAAAAATAGAACTTGGGTTTGTGATCTCTCGTAAACCCTCTTCAAGCATTTCAAAAATTCCAATTTCAAAGGTCGATCCAAATCGATTTTTTATACTTCTTAGTAATCTATGAGATGAAATATTATCTCCTTCAAAGTTTATTACTGTATCAACTAAATGCTCAAGAGTTTTAGGGCCGGCTAAAGCACCATCTTTGGTTACATGACCAATTATTAGAAGAGCAATATTATTTTCTTTGGCTAGATTTTGCAACTCAGAAGAACATGCTCTAACTTGGGAAACCGATCCTGGCGAACTGTCCATTTCATTATTATGGATGGCTTGAATACTATCAATAATTGCGAAACTTGGATTTACACGTTTAATCTCTTCAATAATTAGGGATATATTTGTTTCTGCAAAAATTTTTAAATCAATACAGTTTTGATTTAATCTCTCCCATCTAATTTTTACTTGTTCTAAGGATTCTTCTGCAGTTATGTATAAAACTTTTTCATTGAGAGATATTTTTCCTGCTGATTGAAGAACAATTGTGCTTTTACCTATACCTGGTTCTCCTCCAAGTAAGACAACAGATCCAGGTACTATTCCACCTCCAAGAACTCGATCAAACTCTCTAAAACCACTTGTAAATCTTGATATTTTTTTTGATGAAATTTCATTAAAAGGGATAGATTTTTTATCATTTTTAACATCTTGATGTTTAGATCTCTTGCTTGTAATTTCTTCTACAATCGAATTCCATGAGTTGCAATTTAGGCATTTCCCAAAGTATTGAGAAGTTTGAGTTCCACAATTTTGACAAATAAAAGTCGACAATTTGCTAGACATTTAGTTATTGAATAAAGTATTAGAACTAGAATGTTTGGGATATTGCCCCTCTACAAGTTAGATTAGGATAATAATTAATTCTCTTACTGATTAGCTAATAGAAACAAATGGCTCTATCTAGTCAAACTAAAGAAACAATTCTTGTCGCAGATGACGAGGCAAGTATTAGAAGAATTCTGGAGACGCGCCTCTCCATGATTGGTTACAAAGTCGTAACTGCATGTGATGGTAAAGAAGCACTAAAGTTATTTAAGGATTATGAGCCTGATTTAGTCGTACTTGACGTTATGATGCCAAAATTAGATGGCTATGGAGTGTGTCAGGAATTAAGGAAAGATTCTGATGTTCCAATCGTTATGTTAACTGCATTAGGAGATGTTGCAGACAGGATAACAGGTTTAGAATTAGGGGCTGATGATTATGTTGTGAAACCATTTAGTCCTAAGGAATTAGAAGCTAGAATTAGATGCGTTCTGAGAAGAATTGACAAAGAGCAAATTCCTGGAATGCCTAATTCAGGATTAATTTTGGTTACTGATATAAAAATTGATACAAATCGAAGACAAGTTTTTAAGAGCGATGAGAGAATAAGATTAACTGGTATGGAATTTAGTCTTTTAGAGCTTTTGGTTAGCAGGTCAGGCGAGCCATTTAGTAGAGGAGAAATTTTGAAGGAAGTTTGGGGATATACACCTGAGAGACATGTAGATACAAGAGTAGTCGATGTTCATATATCGAGATTAAGATCAAAACTGGAGGCTGATCCAGCAAATCCTGAATTGATATTAACAGCAAGGGGCACAGGATATCTTTTTCAAAGGATTGTAGATATTGCTCCTTTTGACGGTAAATAAATGGGTAAAGAAAGTGTGCAAAAAAGTAATAAGCCTAGAGCTATCAGAAGATTAGTTATTTGGTATAAAAGAAACTCGGCTGTAACTTCAATAGTCGATACTGCTGCTAGTTCTGCGGTAACGGCTAGTAATGTGGCGGGTAATGTAGTTTCTGGTGCTGGTTCTGTTGTAAGTACAGCTAGTAATGTTGCGAGTAATGTGGCAGGTAATGTAGCAGGTAATGTAGTTTCAAGCGCTGAATCTGTTGTGAATACTGCCAGCAGTGTTGTTTCAAATGCTAGTTCAATAGCTAAAAATACATTACAACCTTTGGTTTTTGACCCATTAAAAAGATTACAAAATAATGATAATGTTTTAGATAGTTTGGAGGATTCTCGATCTAAAAGAATTTGGATAGCAGTTGATGGGATGGGTGGAGATTATGCTCCTGGTCCAATTCTTGAGGGTTGCCTCGAAGCAATAAGTAGATTTCCAATAAATATAAAGTTTGTTGGCAAAATTGAAAAAGTTAAAGATGCAGCAGAAAAAACTGGTTTAGCAGAATTATTAGAAAATGAAATAGAGAAAAATCGTCTTGAATTAATTGATAGTGGAGAGCCTATTGGGATGAATGAAGAAGCAACTACAGTTAGAAAAAGGAAAAATGCCAGTATAAACGTTGCTATGGATTTAGTGAGAAATAATAAAGCTGAAGCTGTTTACTCAGCGGGTAATTCAGGTGCCATGATGGCTTCTGCCATATTTAGAATTGGGAGATTGAAAGGGATTGATAGACCAGCTATAGGAGCATTATTTCCAACAAGGGATCAAACTCGCCCAGTATTAGTGTTAGATGTCGGAGCAAATACTGATTGTAAGCCATCTTATCTGCATCAATTTGCTCTTCTAGGCAATATTTATGCAAAAGATGTCTTACAAGTAAAAAAACCAAGAATTGGCCTTTTAAATATCGGAGAAGAAGAATGCAAAGGTAATGATTTATCCCTAAAAACATTTGAATTATTATCTTCTGAAAAAAGTTTTGATTTTGGAGGTAATTGTGAAGGCCGCGATGTATTATCAGGTAGTTTCGACGTAGTAGTCTGTGATGGATTTACTGGAAATATATTATTAAAATTTCTTGAATCTGTTGGAGGAGTTTTATTAGATATTTTGAGATCTGAGCTGCCACGTGGAAGGCGAGGGAAAGTTGGTTCTGCTTTTTTAAAAAGTAATCTACTCAGAATTAAGAAAAGGTTAGATCATGCTGAACATGGAGGAGCTTTATTGCTTGGGGTGAATGGTATTTGCGTTATTGGTCATGGAAGTAGCAAATCTTTATCAGTAGTTAGTGCTCTACGATTGGCCCACTCCGCAGTGAATCATGGTGTTATGGATAATTTAAATCAACTGCAAAAGCTTCAAGTTTTAAATTCTTAAAACATATTGAGTCGAATTTATGTTTGACTAATATAAGTAACTAAAAAAACTCTTTTGGAAGGAATAAATTTTAATCAGATTGGAGTATCGTTCAAGGGAAGCGGAAGTTATGTACCTGATCAAATTCTAACCAATCAAAAAATTAGTCAAAAGGTTGATACAAGCAATGAATGGATAAAATCTAGAACAGGCATTTCTGAAAGAAGAATTTCTAGCTTAGGAGATAATGTTACTGAGATGGGTTATAAAGCGGCTCTAACCGCTATAGAAATGGCTAATTGGGATATTAAAACGATTGATTTGATTGTTTTAGCTACTTCTACTCCGCATGATTTATTTGGATCAGCGCCATCCATTCAAGCTAAATTAGGGGCAGCTAATGCCGTTGCTTTCGATTTAACTGCAGCATGTAGTGGGTTCTTATTTGCCCTAATTACAGCATCACAATTTTTAAAAGGGGGTAGTTTTAAAAGGGCTATTGTTATAGGAGCAGATCAACTATCAAGCTTTGTTGATTGGAATGATAGAAGAAGTTGTATTCTCTTTGGAGATGGTGCAGGTGCATTAGCAATTGAAGCCACTAATGAATTTGATAATTTAATTGGTTTTGATATGAGAACTGACGGAGAAAGGGGTTCTTTTCTTAATCTTCCATCAAAAAATAATAAGGATTTAATAATTGAAAACATTGATTTTTTAAGTGGAGCTTTTTCCCAAATTCAGATGAATGGTCAGGAAGTGTATAAATTTGCAGTTAGAGAAGTTCCGATAATTCTTGAAAAGTTGTTTAAAAAAATGAATTATACTTCCGATGAAGTTGATTGGCTTGTATTGCACCAAGCTAATCAAAGGATATTGGATTCTGTAGGAGAGAGGTTAAAAATTCCTGGAGAAAAAATTCTTAGCAATTTAGAAAAATATGGTAATACTTCAGCAGCAACAATACCACTAGTGATGGATGAAGCTATTAGAAATAATAGAATTAAACAAAATGATATTATTGCCACAAGTGGTTTCGGTGCTGGGTTAAGTTGGGGTGCAGCCCTCATTAAATGGGGTTAACAAAAGGAGCATTATGACAGTTGCATGGGTATTCCCTGGACAGGGTTCGCAAAAAATTGGAATGGCAAAACAAATTGAAAATTTGCCCAACACAAAAGAGAGGTTTAGTTATGCATCTGAGATATTTGAGAGGAATTTATTTCAAATTTGTGAGTTAGATATTGAACCAACAGATCCTCTTATTGATTTAAATAACACAAGAAATACACAAATTTGTCTTTTTTTAGTTGAATCAATTTTATTAGATGCATTAAAGGAAAATGGATTTAAACCAACTTATGTTGCTGGGCATAGCCTAGGAGAAATTACTGCACTATATTGTGCCGATGTTTTTTCATTTGAAGATTGTGTTTCTCTTATAAAAGAAAGGTCTCAATTAATGGTAAATGCTGGAAAAGGATCTATGGCAGCAGTAATTGGTTTTGATAGAAATCAACTTGATCTATTAGTGGAAAAAATTGATGATATTGTAATTGCTAATGATAATAGCTCTTCCCAAGTTGTCTTATCAGGATCTAATGAAGCATTAGATAATTTATCGAGAGAAATTTCTTGTAAAAGATTCTTGAAATTAAATGTTTCAGGTGCATTTCATTCACCATTTATGAATGAACCTTCAACAAAATTTTCTGAGTATTTAAAACAAATTAAATTTAACAAGCCCTCTTTCCCAGTAATAAGCAATTATGAACCTTCGCTCTGTAGTGATTCAAACGAGCTTAAAATTAGATTAGAAAAGCAGATGTGTAATGGAGTGAGGTGGCGAGAAACTATGGATTTAATGGCGAAAGATAGTGATCTTCATATTGTTGAAATTGGCCCTTCTAATGTACTAAGCGGTTTAGTAAAAAGACATCTTAAAGATGTAAAAATTTCTCAAGTTTCATCTTCTAATCAAATATCTTATTAATTTGTATGAAAAATCATACTATTCAAAAATTAATCTATGAATTAGTTAGCAAGCTTTTTGTATTTCCTATTTATAAATTTGTATTTAAAGGTCATTTAATAGGTAGAGAAAATATTCCTCAAAAAGATTCTTTTATCATGGTTTCTAATCATGGTTCTTTACTTGATCCTCCTTTGTTAGGCCATGCTATTGGACGTAATATATCTTTTATGGCTAAGGCAGAGCTTTTTAAAATTCCTTTTCTTGGATTTATTATCAAGGCTTGTGGAGCTTATCCTGTAAAAAGAGGAATTGCTGATAAAAATACAATTCAAACAGCATGTAAAAAATTATCAAATGATAATTCTATTGGAATTTTTATTGATGGTACTCGTCAAAAAAATGGTCGAGTAAATAAGCCTAAACAAGGTGCAGCATTACTGGCTTTTAAAAATCAAAAATTATTATTGCCTGTTGGAATAGTTAATTCACATAGACTAATAAGATTTAAATTCTGTATTCCTTTATTTTCAAAAATAGTTATTAAAGTGGGAAAACCTGTTCAACCTCCACAAAGTTCATCAAGAGATGATCTGCATTCTGTAACAATACTTCTTCAAGATAAAATTAATAATTTGATTAAATGAATATTTAGTTAATTGGAGAAATAGGGTAAAGAGGCAAAACTTTTTTCCAAGAATCTATATTTGAATTTAATAAATTTTTATTTGATAAATTTAATAGTTCTTTTAAATCTTCTTTATCATCATAAACAGCCTCAAAAAAAAGCTCTTTACTCTCAAGTTCTTTAACAATTTTTGGTAAAACTATTTCTCTAATGACTAGTTCTGAGGAAGTTTTTCCGTTATGAAAAATTTCATATTTACCTGCAATAAAACCTTTTCGTTTTAATTTTTTGTAAATCCAGAATGATTTTTTGTTTGTAAAGATATTATTTTTTGATGCAATTCTTTTTGCCATTATTTCAAATGAACTAAAACTGTCTAGAGGACAATTTATTTGTTGTGAGATAGTTCTTGCTAAAACCACAATCAGTCGTGAAGCATTAAAATTTGATGGCCCAATGCTGATAGATAACTTATTTATTTTTTGTAAATTTTCTTTGGAAATAAATTTGTTAAGATCATTAATTAAGTTGCTGCAAAGGTCATTATCAAATTTTTTGATAAAAAATTTATCAGATTCAAGGTTATTTTTTTTTCTATACCCAAAGCAAAAAGAGTTGTCTGTGCTATGAATCACTAATGTAGAATAATTTTCTCTTTGTTTGCGTTTATTTGTCATTTATTACCTTTAAACAGGTAATTCCATACCTGGGTTACACTTAGACCATTTACCAAATTCATTTTCAAAACTTTCACAAGATTGAACATCCCAATCAGTTTTATAATCACCATTATTATCTTTAACTATATTGACATGAATGAATGGTTTTTTTGCTTTAAAATCAGGTAGATCACAAATATGATCAACACCATGATTATTCTCAACATCATGATATGTGATACATCTATCAACCCATCTACAGTTGATGCAAATGCACATAATAAATTAATTAAATGAAAAGTATTCTCACAGATCATACACTAATAATTAACGAATTAGAGACAAGTATAAAATTTCATAATGTAAATCATATACTAGGTTTTTTGCCTAAGGGATCATATTTGGTTGGTGGTTACATAAGGGATATTATTTTGGGAAGAGAACCTGAAAAGGTGGATGTTGATATTGTGGTACCTTTAAATGCAATTGAAATTGGGAAAAAGATTGCAGATAATATTGGATCAAAATTTTTAATTTTAGATGAAAAAAGAGAAGTTGTAAGAATTATTTTTAATCATATTTCAATTGATATTGCTAATCAGATTTCCTCCACAATCGAAAGAGATCTAACTAGTAGGGACTTTTCGATTAATTCAATTGCTTTTTTATTTGATAAAAAGCTTTTGTTTGATCCATTAAATGGCATAAAAGATTTAGAATTTTCCTTGCTTAGAACTTATTCAGAAATAAACTTACTGAATGATCCGTTAAGAATATTAAGATGTTTCCGTTTTGTATCGGAATTGAATTTTAAAATTGATTTAAAATTAATTGATTTTATAAAAAAAACTAAAGAAAAATTACATCTAGTAGCAAAAGAGAGAATTAATTATGAAATACAAAAAATAGTAAATGGTGAACATGCTCTTGAAGCATTAATTTTGGTAAAAAGATTTAATATATTTGGATCTGATAATTTTTATAAAAATTCTTTTTTTTTGGATTTACAAAAAATTAATTATAAGGAACTTAATAAGATCGAAAAGGAGAAATTTTTACCAATATTTTTTATAGCCCAAATTTTAGATGAAGTATCTCTAGAGAAATTTAAATTTAGTAAATCTGAAATTGCAAAAACAAAGTTATTACGAAAATGGCATTTTTTGTTGATAGAAAAAAATATCTCTCAATTAACTGAATCAGATAGATTTGCATTACATAAAGAATTAGAGATGTTTCTTCCATCTTTTATTTTTTATTTACCTCAAAACTTACGGTTAGATTGGCTTAATAGATGGCGTGATAAGGATGATAAATTATTTCATCCTTCAAATTTACTTAATGGTGACATAATCAAAAAAAATTTAAAAATAAAGGACGGGCCTATATTAGGAGATCTTTTAGAGTATCTTTCAAAGGAACTTGCATTTAAGAGATTAAATAATTTTGATGAAGCTATTTATAAAGCAAAGCAATGGATTGAACAAAATGCGCCAAAATGTGATTAAATACACATAGCTTAGTTTTGTTTAGAAGTTCAGACTTCAAAATCATTTTTAAAAATTTATGAGCATTCGCATTTACATTGGCAATTTACCACAAGGATTTAATCCAAAAGAATTTGATACGCTTTTAAAATCAGTTTCTGATTCGATTCGATTTAAAGCAGTTCTAGACAAAGAAACTAAAGAATGTAGGGGTTTTGGTTTCGCGACAACTAATAGTGAAGAGAATGCTAATTTATTAATTCAAAAATTAAACGGTTTTGAATTCAATGGTTCCAAATTAAGAGTAGAGCTCTCAGAAAAGAAAGATTCTGCCTCAAACAAAAGAAATAGCGGAAATATAAATAAGAATAAGAAGAGGAAAGACTTTAAGAAAATTGTTCATAGTGATGCCCCTAACCTCGAAGCACCTGATCCAAGATGGGCTGGAGAACTATCTAAACTAAAAGATTTGTTGGCAAACCAAAAGACACCTGCTTAGTTATTTAATTCGAGAAATTAAAAAAGATATAGGAATTTCAAAAGCTTTTACTGAATTTTTTACAAAAGCTCTATTATTAAAAACATCATAATCTAACCTTTCAATTGAATCTAGTATTCCTCTGTAAAGGCGTAAAGACGTCCAAACTGGCCATCTAGCATCTGAAGAAAGCCATTTAATCCCATCTTCAGACTTTTGGAACCAATCACGAGCTCTGGTTAATTGAAATTTCATAAGAGCCCTCCACTGGTTGTTGATTTTACCTTTTAAAAGTTCTTCTTCAGAATAATTAAATTTCTCAATATCCTCTTGTGGGAGATAAATTCTTCCTCTTTGCCTATCTTCTCCGACATCTCTCAATATATTCGTTAATTGATTTGCAATCCCAAGAGCTATGGCTGCCTCAGAGGGGTCAGGTTTAGCACTCCATGGAGCTGATGTATATGCGCTATCAATCCCCATGACATTTTGGGTCATTAAACCTACAGTACCTGCCACTCTATAACAATAAAGTTTTAATTCATCAAAGTCCTTATATCTAAATTTATTAAGATCCATTCTCTGACCTTCTATCATATCGAGATAGGGTTGAATATCTTGGGGATATTTTTCGATTGTATCTACTAGAACTGAATCCAACTCTGATTTAATATTCCCTTTAAATACATTTTTTGTATTTTCTTCCCATCTATCTAAATCATCTGAAAGCTCATCTTGGGATTTGGTTGAGGCTTCCGCGCTATCCATTATTTCATCTGTTCTTCTACACCATACATAAATAGCCCAAATAGCTTTTCTCTTCTCTACTGGTAATAAAAGAGTACCCAAATAAAAGGTTTTAGCCCATTTTTGAGTTTCTTTACGGCATATCTCATATGCTTGATCTAGTTGAGAAATTGAATTTTTCAAAAAGTTTTATCTAAATTTGGGAATTTTTTAAATGTTATTAAGCAACATTTTGAGTAATTTTGGAATACTCCTTATTGATTGATTCTGCGCATAATTTACCACTTAAAACAGCCCCTTCCATAGAAGCTAAATATTTTTGCATTGTATAATCACCAGCTAAGAAGAAATTTTTTATGGGAGATTTTTGGGTAGGTCTGAACTCTTGACAACCAGGCACCGCTTTATAAACAGATCTTGGCGTCTTGACTACTTTGTATTTTCTTAAATTTGTCTTATCATCACCCATGAAATGAGTGGGGAATAATTTTTTTAATTCTTCCATAGTTGCATCGACGATGTCTTGATCACTTTTATTTATCCAATCTTTTGCTGGTGCGAAAACTAATTCAAGCATTGATCTATTAGGATCTTCATATTCTTTGCATGTGATACTCATATCTGCATAAACACTTAGGAGTGGTGATCTACTAAATAGTAAATGGTCAATATCTGTTAATTTTTTGTCAAACCATAAATGAATATTAATTACTGGTACGCCATTTAAACCCTCCAATTTAGAAAACGTTTCTAAACCTTTCCATTGATTCGGGATCATTAATTTAAAAAGATCTACAGGCATTGCGCTAACGTAAGCATCTGCAGTTATTTCTTTCTTTTCGTTTTCGTTTTCGTTTTCGTTTAAAGAGGCAATAGTAAAACTTTTAACAGTGCTGTCTTCATTGAGGTTGATTTGCCTTAATGGGCTATTCATGTGAACTTCTCCTCCACGAGAAGTTATATAATCGACCATTGGTTGACAAAGTCGTTCTGGAGGAGCCCCGTCAAGAAATGCCATTTTTGAGCCATTTTTTTCTTGTAAAAATCTGTTTAATGCCGTTAGTAAAACTGTAGATGATATTTCATCCGGACCAATAAAATTTAAAGCTTTACTCATTGCTATAAAAACTTCATCATTAACTCTTTCTGGGATATTGTGTTCTTTAAGCCAATCTGTCCATGATTTTGTATCACATTTATCTAAGTACTTTTGACCTCTCAACATTGCAGGAACTAATCCTAATCCAAAGAGGATCTTTTCATTCCATGAAAGCATATCGTTATTACTAAGTATGGCTGATACTCCATTTATGGGGGCTGGTAAATCTGGAAAGTCAAATCTACTATAAGTTCCTGGCTCGGATGGCTGATTAAAAATCATTGAATGGCTTTTCCACTGGAGTCTATCTTCAATATCTAATTCTTTAAAAAGTTGCAACATATTAGGATACGCTCCAAAAAATATATGCAAACCAGTTTCATACCAGTCTCCATCCTCATCTTTCCATGCAGCAACTTTTCCTCCAAGAACATCTCTAGCTTCAAGAACTATTGGGATGTGACCCTTATCAACTAAATATTTAGCGCAGGATAAACCCGCTAAACCTGCACCAGCAATTACAACACGCATTATTAAATCAAGAAATAAATTAACACTTACTAATAAGCTACATTAAAGTTAGAACATTATAGTTTTTTTCGTTGATTATTTCTTAAAATTATGGAAAAAATGCTT contains:
- a CDS encoding photosystem I assembly protein Ycf3 → MPSNQNRDNFIDKAFTVIAESIVKIMPIAEKEKKAYIYYRDGLAAQNNGDYSEALEYYKESLLLEENKIDRGETLKNMAIIYMSNGEEDLSIETYEKALVENPKQPSCLKNIGLIYEKRGRYAEQNGDLDQRDIWFDKAAEVWSKAVRLYPGGYLDIENWLKNSGRSSIDMYL
- the radA gene encoding DNA repair protein RadA; the encoded protein is MSSKLSTFICQNCGTQTSQYFGKCLNCNSWNSIVEEITSKRSKHQDVKNDKKSIPFNEISSKKISRFTSGFREFDRVLGGGIVPGSVVLLGGEPGIGKSTIVLQSAGKISLNEKVLYITAEESLEQVKIRWERLNQNCIDLKIFAETNISLIIEEIKRVNPSFAIIDSIQAIHNNEMDSSPGSVSQVRACSSELQNLAKENNIALLIIGHVTKDGALAGPKTLEHLVDTVINFEGDNISSHRLLRSIKNRFGSTFEIGIFEMLEEGLREITNPSSIFTNKENISGVTTTITNEGTRPLAVDIQALVNQTFYSNPRRTTTGISINRLHQILAVIEKHVGIKLSEFDCYIATGGGFEINDPSSDLGVAISILSSLKNIPPLANTSFIGELGLSGQVRKSNNLRTKIEEAVRLGIKNIVVPKLEEELNNNFQDLINIKEISNIKEAVNYSLSK
- the rpaB gene encoding response regulator transcription factor RpaB, with the protein product MALSSQTKETILVADDEASIRRILETRLSMIGYKVVTACDGKEALKLFKDYEPDLVVLDVMMPKLDGYGVCQELRKDSDVPIVMLTALGDVADRITGLELGADDYVVKPFSPKELEARIRCVLRRIDKEQIPGMPNSGLILVTDIKIDTNRRQVFKSDERIRLTGMEFSLLELLVSRSGEPFSRGEILKEVWGYTPERHVDTRVVDVHISRLRSKLEADPANPELILTARGTGYLFQRIVDIAPFDGK
- the plsX gene encoding phosphate acyltransferase PlsX: MGKESVQKSNKPRAIRRLVIWYKRNSAVTSIVDTAASSAVTASNVAGNVVSGAGSVVSTASNVASNVAGNVAGNVVSSAESVVNTASSVVSNASSIAKNTLQPLVFDPLKRLQNNDNVLDSLEDSRSKRIWIAVDGMGGDYAPGPILEGCLEAISRFPINIKFVGKIEKVKDAAEKTGLAELLENEIEKNRLELIDSGEPIGMNEEATTVRKRKNASINVAMDLVRNNKAEAVYSAGNSGAMMASAIFRIGRLKGIDRPAIGALFPTRDQTRPVLVLDVGANTDCKPSYLHQFALLGNIYAKDVLQVKKPRIGLLNIGEEECKGNDLSLKTFELLSSEKSFDFGGNCEGRDVLSGSFDVVVCDGFTGNILLKFLESVGGVLLDILRSELPRGRRGKVGSAFLKSNLLRIKKRLDHAEHGGALLLGVNGICVIGHGSSKSLSVVSALRLAHSAVNHGVMDNLNQLQKLQVLNS
- a CDS encoding beta-ketoacyl-ACP synthase III, producing MEGINFNQIGVSFKGSGSYVPDQILTNQKISQKVDTSNEWIKSRTGISERRISSLGDNVTEMGYKAALTAIEMANWDIKTIDLIVLATSTPHDLFGSAPSIQAKLGAANAVAFDLTAACSGFLFALITASQFLKGGSFKRAIVIGADQLSSFVDWNDRRSCILFGDGAGALAIEATNEFDNLIGFDMRTDGERGSFLNLPSKNNKDLIIENIDFLSGAFSQIQMNGQEVYKFAVREVPIILEKLFKKMNYTSDEVDWLVLHQANQRILDSVGERLKIPGEKILSNLEKYGNTSAATIPLVMDEAIRNNRIKQNDIIATSGFGAGLSWGAALIKWG
- the fabD gene encoding ACP S-malonyltransferase, coding for MTVAWVFPGQGSQKIGMAKQIENLPNTKERFSYASEIFERNLFQICELDIEPTDPLIDLNNTRNTQICLFLVESILLDALKENGFKPTYVAGHSLGEITALYCADVFSFEDCVSLIKERSQLMVNAGKGSMAAVIGFDRNQLDLLVEKIDDIVIANDNSSSQVVLSGSNEALDNLSREISCKRFLKLNVSGAFHSPFMNEPSTKFSEYLKQIKFNKPSFPVISNYEPSLCSDSNELKIRLEKQMCNGVRWRETMDLMAKDSDLHIVEIGPSNVLSGLVKRHLKDVKISQVSSSNQISY
- a CDS encoding lysophospholipid acyltransferase family protein; protein product: MKNHTIQKLIYELVSKLFVFPIYKFVFKGHLIGRENIPQKDSFIMVSNHGSLLDPPLLGHAIGRNISFMAKAELFKIPFLGFIIKACGAYPVKRGIADKNTIQTACKKLSNDNSIGIFIDGTRQKNGRVNKPKQGAALLAFKNQKLLLPVGIVNSHRLIRFKFCIPLFSKIVIKVGKPVQPPQSSSRDDLHSVTILLQDKINNLIK
- a CDS encoding molecular chaperone, with amino-acid sequence MTNKRKQRENYSTLVIHSTDNSFCFGYRKKNNLESDKFFIKKFDNDLCSNLINDLNKFISKENLQKINKLSISIGPSNFNASRLIVVLARTISQQINCPLDSFSSFEIMAKRIASKNNIFTNKKSFWIYKKLKRKGFIAGKYEIFHNGKTSSELVIREIVLPKIVKELESKELFFEAVYDDKEDLKELLNLSNKNLLNSNIDSWKKVLPLYPISPIN
- a CDS encoding Ycf34 family protein; the encoded protein is MCICINCRWVDRCITYHDVENNHGVDHICDLPDFKAKKPFIHVNIVKDNNGDYKTDWDVQSCESFENEFGKWSKCNPGMELPV
- a CDS encoding CCA tRNA nucleotidyltransferase, giving the protein MKSILTDHTLIINELETSIKFHNVNHILGFLPKGSYLVGGYIRDIILGREPEKVDVDIVVPLNAIEIGKKIADNIGSKFLILDEKREVVRIIFNHISIDIANQISSTIERDLTSRDFSINSIAFLFDKKLLFDPLNGIKDLEFSLLRTYSEINLLNDPLRILRCFRFVSELNFKIDLKLIDFIKKTKEKLHLVAKERINYEIQKIVNGEHALEALILVKRFNIFGSDNFYKNSFFLDLQKINYKELNKIEKEKFLPIFFIAQILDEVSLEKFKFSKSEIAKTKLLRKWHFLLIEKNISQLTESDRFALHKELEMFLPSFIFYLPQNLRLDWLNRWRDKDDKLFHPSNLLNGDIIKKNLKIKDGPILGDLLEYLSKELAFKRLNNFDEAIYKAKQWIEQNAPKCD
- a CDS encoding RNA recognition motif domain-containing protein, whose product is MSIRIYIGNLPQGFNPKEFDTLLKSVSDSIRFKAVLDKETKECRGFGFATTNSEENANLLIQKLNGFEFNGSKLRVELSEKKDSASNKRNSGNINKNKKRKDFKKIVHSDAPNLEAPDPRWAGELSKLKDLLANQKTPA
- a CDS encoding phytoene synthase — encoded protein: MKNSISQLDQAYEICRKETQKWAKTFYLGTLLLPVEKRKAIWAIYVWCRRTDEIMDSAEASTKSQDELSDDLDRWEENTKNVFKGNIKSELDSVLVDTIEKYPQDIQPYLDMIEGQRMDLNKFRYKDFDELKLYCYRVAGTVGLMTQNVMGIDSAYTSAPWSAKPDPSEAAIALGIANQLTNILRDVGEDRQRGRIYLPQEDIEKFNYSEEELLKGKINNQWRALMKFQLTRARDWFQKSEDGIKWLSSDARWPVWTSLRLYRGILDSIERLDYDVFNNRAFVKNSVKAFEIPISFLISRIK